The following are encoded in a window of Paenibacillaceae bacterium GAS479 genomic DNA:
- a CDS encoding transcriptional attenuator, LytR family, producing MNRGNEYPPRGRREDRGQAGSGNTKGAKPGKKRKPKPVYWFRRMMALLVVVLLAGVGFAGYLLYDANKALGQISSGEKGVSAAQSVRSKPSAMLLMGLDTRENAGLLNTDVIMVAAFNPQTKSAVVVSIPRDSRVPVEGYKQRKVNSYYSAFIRNAKSKEKGISQEEAERQGKLGMKDAIGSYFDIPIDYAATINFKGFADVVDALGGVKVNVDIDMRYDDHAGQPGGTSINLKKGAQTLFGEDALGFVRYRKSNDGKNMSSDFERNERQEQVIGAITTKMKSIPGIIRLGKVFGAVGDNMRTDMPESEIRAMLMTYFGIGSGDIEFIPLTGDWRSPYVYVDESALEKAKNALQAKLGE from the coding sequence ATGAATAGAGGAAACGAATATCCACCTCGCGGAAGACGCGAGGATAGGGGACAAGCTGGCAGCGGTAATACCAAAGGTGCGAAGCCAGGAAAAAAGAGAAAGCCAAAACCGGTTTACTGGTTTAGACGCATGATGGCTTTGCTTGTAGTGGTTCTTTTGGCCGGTGTTGGATTTGCCGGTTATTTACTCTATGACGCAAATAAGGCGCTTGGACAGATCAGCAGCGGGGAGAAGGGAGTTTCGGCTGCCCAATCGGTGCGTAGTAAGCCATCAGCTATGCTCTTGATGGGACTTGATACTCGCGAAAACGCAGGACTGCTCAATACCGACGTAATAATGGTTGCGGCCTTTAATCCACAGACGAAGAGTGCTGTTGTTGTCTCCATTCCACGGGATTCAAGAGTTCCGGTTGAAGGATACAAGCAGCGCAAAGTAAATAGCTATTATTCTGCCTTCATCCGAAACGCGAAGTCCAAGGAAAAGGGAATTAGCCAGGAAGAGGCGGAACGTCAAGGCAAGCTGGGGATGAAGGATGCCATTGGCAGCTACTTCGACATACCGATCGATTATGCGGCTACAATTAACTTTAAAGGTTTTGCGGATGTAGTTGATGCGCTCGGCGGAGTTAAGGTCAATGTAGATATTGACATGAGATACGATGACCATGCCGGTCAGCCCGGTGGTACAAGCATCAATCTGAAAAAAGGAGCTCAGACGCTGTTCGGGGAAGATGCGCTGGGCTTTGTCCGTTATCGTAAATCCAACGATGGCAAAAACATGAGCAGCGATTTTGAGCGTAATGAACGCCAAGAGCAAGTTATAGGCGCCATAACGACCAAGATGAAGTCTATTCCGGGCATTATCCGGCTCGGCAAAGTATTTGGAGCGGTTGGAGACAATATGCGCACCGATATGCCAGAATCCGAAATCCGGGCGATGCTGATGACTTATTTTGGGATTGGCAGCGGGGATATTGAATTTATTCCCCTGACGGGAGATTGGCGTAGTCCCTATGTTTATGTGGACGAGTCTGCACTTGAGAAAGCAAAGAATGCCTTGCAGGCCAAACTAGGCGAATGA
- a CDS encoding sporulation lipoprotein, YhcN/YlaJ family, translated as MKKWLLAAVALCVMTAGCGTIANRENSPSPAENQRLRANQTNNGAEKKLDSAQSAKRLEDLASRVEGVESAHCVVAGNTAVVGINVSESADRSRVGTIKYAVAQALRKDPLGVNAVVTADMDINRRLTELGDDIRAGKPIRGFAEEMADLMGRIMPQLPGEVLPKPEVGKTPKPTSSPARQMPLGMSR; from the coding sequence ATGAAAAAGTGGCTGCTTGCAGCTGTAGCTCTTTGTGTTATGACGGCGGGCTGCGGTACGATCGCAAACCGAGAGAATTCTCCTTCCCCCGCTGAGAACCAGCGGTTACGTGCGAACCAAACTAATAATGGAGCGGAAAAGAAGCTGGACTCCGCCCAATCAGCTAAGCGGCTCGAGGATCTTGCCTCCCGGGTGGAGGGGGTTGAAAGTGCCCACTGTGTCGTCGCCGGCAATACAGCCGTCGTCGGCATCAACGTTAGCGAGAGTGCTGACCGCTCACGCGTCGGTACGATTAAATATGCGGTTGCTCAAGCGCTGCGCAAGGACCCGCTCGGCGTCAATGCAGTCGTTACGGCAGATATGGACATCAACCGCCGATTGACTGAGCTTGGTGACGACATCCGTGCCGGAAAGCCAATCCGAGGATTTGCCGAGGAGATGGCGGACCTAATGGGCCGCATCATGCCTCAACTTCCTGGTGAAGTATTGCCTAAGCCGGAAGTCGGTAAGACCCCGAAACCGACATCCTCACCTGCACGTCAAATGCCTCTAGGCATGAGCCGATAA
- a CDS encoding PhoH-like ATPase, with translation MTKFFVLDTNVLLHDPQAIFAFADNEVIIPAVVLEEIDSKKRLADELGRNARHVSRLLDGMREDGRLHEGIPTPGGGILRVELNHRSFVRVQEMFGDMSNDNRILAVALNYHIEEEEKGSRRDVVLVSKDVLVRIKADVLGLLAEDYLSDRLVEPSDVYTGTATLFVHPSIIDEFYSYRFLSVKTLQLSSRLHPNEFIILRDELGTSKSALLKVSQDGARLEPLYLSNDPVWGITARNAQQRMALELLLNDDIPLVTLTGKAGTGKTLLALAAGLLKIEDEHKYKKLLIARPVVPMGKDIGYLPGEKEEKLRPWMQPIYDNLEYLFDTKKSGDIEKILMGLGSIQVEALTYIRGRSIPGQFIIIDEAQNLSRHEVKTIVSRVGEGSKIVLMGDPEQIDHPYLDSMSNGLSHIVECFKREGLSGHINLEKGERSKLAQLAADLL, from the coding sequence ATGACTAAATTCTTCGTATTGGATACGAATGTGCTGCTTCATGACCCGCAAGCAATCTTTGCCTTTGCTGACAACGAGGTGATTATCCCGGCTGTTGTGCTGGAAGAGATCGATTCCAAAAAGAGGCTGGCCGATGAGCTTGGTCGTAATGCCAGACATGTGTCTCGGCTGTTGGACGGGATGAGAGAGGATGGCCGCCTGCATGAGGGCATTCCAACGCCAGGTGGCGGAATACTCCGTGTGGAGCTAAATCATCGTAGCTTTGTGCGCGTTCAGGAAATGTTCGGGGATATGTCCAACGACAACCGGATTTTGGCCGTGGCCCTGAATTATCATATCGAAGAAGAGGAAAAAGGCTCTCGACGCGATGTTGTGCTGGTCAGTAAGGATGTACTGGTTCGCATTAAGGCTGATGTGCTGGGCTTGCTGGCGGAGGACTATTTGTCGGATCGCTTGGTCGAGCCGTCGGATGTATATACTGGCACGGCGACGCTGTTTGTACATCCGTCAATCATCGACGAGTTTTATTCCTATCGTTTTCTCAGTGTCAAAACCTTGCAGCTCTCGTCTCGCCTACATCCCAATGAATTCATCATTTTACGAGATGAGCTGGGAACTTCCAAAAGCGCGTTGCTTAAGGTCAGTCAGGATGGTGCCCGGCTGGAGCCTCTTTATCTTAGCAATGATCCGGTCTGGGGCATTACCGCGCGTAATGCACAGCAGCGTATGGCGCTGGAGCTGCTGCTTAACGATGACATTCCGCTCGTCACGCTCACCGGCAAAGCAGGCACCGGCAAAACGCTGCTGGCGCTGGCGGCAGGGCTGCTAAAGATCGAGGATGAGCATAAATACAAAAAGCTGTTGATCGCCCGTCCAGTTGTTCCGATGGGCAAGGATATTGGTTACTTGCCGGGGGAGAAGGAAGAGAAGCTGCGACCGTGGATGCAGCCGATCTACGACAATCTGGAATATCTTTTTGATACGAAAAAGTCCGGTGATATCGAGAAAATTCTGATGGGGCTCGGCAGTATTCAAGTCGAGGCTTTGACCTATATTCGCGGGCGCTCGATTCCAGGGCAATTCATCATTATTGATGAGGCACAAAATCTTAGTCGGCATGAGGTCAAAACGATCGTCTCCCGTGTAGGAGAGGGCAGCAAAATCGTGTTAATGGGAGATCCCGAGCAAATTGACCATCCATACCTGGATTCCATGAGCAACGGTCTTTCCCATATTGTGGAGTGCTTTAAGCGAGAAGGGTTGAGTGGACACATCAACCTGGAAAAGGGAGAGCGCTCCAAGCTGGCGCAGCTAGCAGCAGACTTGTTGTAA
- a CDS encoding N-terminal domain of peptidoglycan hydrolase CwlO-containing protein, with protein MPTTFPARILAALVSLLLLLPYPSGSPHKSAAIGLAWAEPAATVEATETAQTAEPPEAETAPSNAAADPAASDPDQQLLEKSLSILEINQELTRVQTRKDDLQQQLSSSREQLAEQERLLEKRKKRAGVALSDYFMGKQERTLGALFHTRSLSDLLRALDLIDLMARSDRQAITDYRSRAQQLRSGYAVLKRDQEALLQLEQTLLARRLRQQTLQRQLEEGINGSSDPDQLRGQINELQQLWESEGRDKLRTYFRALSKAMNKLPDWLKDRPNYLKLDKSGYILTLPDEALNQFLQEQDPSLAGFSFRFEQDKIVAAGSEDGLSVEASGKYEIVEEPKNGIRFRISELSFNGLKLPQETIDELEQSFNLGFYPGKIISFLKIDSVDVQDRKLVLIFKISF; from the coding sequence ATGCCGACTACATTTCCCGCCCGGATACTTGCAGCGCTTGTCTCTCTCCTTCTATTGCTGCCTTATCCATCCGGCAGTCCTCATAAGTCTGCTGCGATCGGTTTGGCCTGGGCGGAGCCAGCGGCAACTGTGGAAGCTACAGAAACTGCACAAACTGCAGAGCCTCCGGAAGCTGAAACAGCACCATCCAATGCAGCTGCCGATCCGGCAGCATCGGACCCAGACCAGCAGCTGCTGGAAAAGAGCCTCAGTATTCTTGAGATCAATCAAGAACTAACACGGGTCCAAACTCGTAAAGACGATCTGCAACAACAGCTGTCCTCTTCCCGTGAACAGCTCGCTGAGCAGGAGAGACTGCTTGAAAAGCGAAAAAAGAGAGCAGGTGTCGCCCTTTCCGATTATTTTATGGGCAAACAGGAGCGGACGCTGGGAGCTCTGTTCCATACTCGCAGCCTGAGTGATCTGCTGCGCGCCCTTGATCTAATCGATCTGATGGCACGCAGCGACCGACAAGCGATTACCGACTATCGTAGTCGCGCCCAGCAGCTACGCTCCGGTTATGCCGTGCTGAAGAGGGATCAGGAAGCATTGCTCCAGCTAGAGCAGACGCTCCTCGCACGGCGACTTCGCCAGCAAACATTGCAAAGGCAGCTTGAGGAAGGGATAAACGGAAGCAGCGATCCAGACCAACTGCGCGGTCAAATCAACGAACTGCAGCAGCTCTGGGAATCAGAAGGCCGCGATAAGCTCAGAACTTACTTCCGTGCTCTCTCCAAAGCGATGAACAAGCTGCCGGATTGGTTGAAGGACCGCCCGAATTATTTGAAGCTCGATAAGAGCGGCTACATCCTCACGCTGCCGGATGAGGCACTGAACCAGTTCCTCCAAGAGCAGGATCCCTCTCTTGCCGGGTTCAGCTTCCGCTTCGAGCAAGATAAAATCGTAGCGGCCGGAAGCGAAGATGGCCTGAGCGTAGAGGCGTCAGGCAAGTATGAAATCGTGGAGGAGCCCAAAAACGGCATCCGTTTCCGAATTTCTGAACTTAGCTTCAATGGTCTGAAGCTGCCGCAGGAGACGATTGATGAGCTTGAGCAGTCCTTCAATCTGGGCTTTTATCCAGGCAAAATCATCTCCTTCTTGAAAATCGACTCCGTCGATGTACAGGACCGCAAGCTCGTCTTAATATTTAAAATCTCGTTCTAA
- a CDS encoding prespore-specific regulator, with amino-acid sequence MTAVRQDAWSPDDDLILAEVTLRHIREGGTQLGAFEEVGERIARTPAACGFRWNSCVRKRYEEAIQLAKQQRQKRNYLKKQTNVASHISAVAEQGTDSLKYQDQGFVEDAIAIEAVIRYLKQWKTVYSDLQRQISRLEKELKIREDELYGLRQMNDKLSREASHAQLDYQSVNDDYKMLIQIMDRARRLTVLNEEEELRPRFKMDANGNLERIE; translated from the coding sequence ATGACAGCAGTCAGGCAAGATGCATGGAGCCCGGACGACGATTTGATTCTCGCCGAGGTGACACTAAGACATATTCGTGAAGGTGGAACGCAGCTCGGGGCCTTTGAAGAGGTAGGTGAGCGGATTGCTCGCACACCGGCAGCTTGTGGTTTTCGTTGGAACAGTTGCGTGCGCAAGCGTTACGAGGAAGCGATTCAGCTAGCTAAGCAACAAAGGCAGAAGCGGAATTACCTGAAGAAGCAAACAAATGTCGCTTCCCACATATCCGCGGTTGCTGAACAGGGAACGGATTCGCTGAAATACCAAGATCAAGGATTCGTCGAAGACGCGATTGCGATCGAGGCCGTTATCCGCTATCTAAAGCAGTGGAAAACCGTATATAGTGACTTGCAGCGTCAGATCAGTCGTTTGGAAAAAGAGCTGAAGATACGCGAAGATGAGCTTTACGGGCTGCGTCAAATGAACGACAAGTTATCCCGTGAAGCAAGCCATGCCCAACTGGACTACCAGTCCGTGAATGACGATTACAAGATGCTCATCCAGATTATGGATCGGGCGAGAAGGCTTACCGTACTGAACGAGGAAGAGGAGCTCAGACCTCGCTTCAAAATGGATGCGAACGGTAACTTAGAGCGCATTGAGTAA
- a CDS encoding 2-dehydropantoate 2-reductase, translating to MKVNFIGGGAIGMLYGAMLSLGGTQVKMLTRTRHQAAKLAESGIRLLSAEGEQVAPVEAAVMEEAAEAALERHGGQGAQWFILTVKQTALNEGLLRQLAMLIHPGDSLLCLQNGIGHLERLAAALPGVRLYAGVTSEGARREDIGMVSHTGRGELYYGPAPITEGVARQEGHFNTEPGQKEDPLLEKWQQCVSDAGILAFLSNDMRNRIYHKLLLNAVINPLTAIYGIRNGELPQHSQGRVLMEALHSESEAVLVQAGMEATGGEWDRLLDVCRKTAPNTSSMLADVQAGRKTEIGSINRAVAGLARQLGMKAPLNEAVAEMVNALEPLNG from the coding sequence ATGAAGGTGAACTTTATCGGGGGCGGTGCGATCGGCATGCTGTATGGCGCAATGCTGTCCCTTGGCGGGACGCAGGTCAAGATGCTGACGCGAACTAGGCATCAGGCGGCAAAGCTCGCGGAGTCCGGAATCCGGCTTCTCAGCGCGGAAGGGGAACAAGTGGCCCCGGTTGAGGCTGCTGTCATGGAGGAGGCGGCAGAAGCGGCTCTGGAACGGCATGGGGGGCAAGGCGCACAATGGTTCATTCTGACCGTGAAGCAGACCGCTCTCAACGAGGGGTTGCTCCGTCAGCTTGCAATGCTGATTCACCCTGGTGACAGCCTGCTTTGCCTGCAGAACGGGATTGGCCATTTGGAGCGGCTAGCCGCTGCGCTGCCGGGAGTGCGGCTGTATGCGGGCGTCACCAGCGAAGGTGCGCGGCGCGAGGACATCGGTATGGTGTCGCATACTGGTCGAGGTGAACTGTACTATGGTCCGGCGCCGATCACTGAAGGAGTGGCGCGTCAGGAGGGACATTTTAACACAGAGCCCGGGCAGAAGGAGGATCCGTTGCTGGAGAAGTGGCAGCAGTGCGTGAGCGATGCAGGAATTCTGGCTTTTCTGTCGAATGACATGAGAAATCGTATTTACCATAAATTGCTACTGAATGCTGTTATCAATCCACTTACGGCGATCTACGGCATCCGCAATGGCGAGCTTCCGCAGCATTCTCAAGGCAGAGTTCTAATGGAAGCGCTACATAGCGAGAGCGAGGCGGTTCTCGTACAGGCCGGGATGGAAGCGACCGGTGGGGAGTGGGACAGGCTGCTCGACGTATGCCGCAAGACGGCTCCCAATACATCTTCGATGTTGGCGGACGTTCAGGCCGGCCGGAAGACGGAGATCGGCAGCATTAATAGAGCGGTGGCCGGACTGGCCAGGCAGCTTGGCATGAAAGCTCCTTTAAATGAAGCTGTTGCCGAGATGGTGAATGCGCTTGAACCCTTGAACGGCTAG
- a CDS encoding bacillithiol biosynthesis cysteine-adding enzyme BshC, with the protein MLINKLDLPFGQPLADTYIERKNPALEQLFGYHPSVAEHWQQRLIYLKDSAVNRADSRKGAEALRSFQERFGLSAAAERNLQLLADGAPVIVGGQQAVLWTGPLMILYKAVTIIQAAATASRELGVPVVPVFWIAGEDHDWAEASVTSLPSVGPRPELARLSVGRPVGPATSVSRTVLGPEAVENAIAELEAALADSPHKYELLKDIREAATDCNTLTELFAALLSHLFADSGLLLAEADNPHLRVVEGPMFKRIIESSEELSQAYARSTRRVEELGYKPQVEVDEDGANLFLFAEGPRAGERLLLQRSGERFRDRRGLVSLSKQQLLELADFSPERLSNNVLTRPLMQDYLFPVLSTVLGPGEIAYWAQTEAAFRTLGMQMPIITPRLSFTLLEPHADKALKEFSLSLQQVLQGLDGYRQQFLDRQGATVICGVFENALTAMREAYRPALLLATDQERGLEELGRTNWERIAREAEYLKVKALQALETRERTVLDRIAALELSVTPEDRPQERMLSSVYFLNRYGKGWLNRLLLEQYEPCGGHKLVRL; encoded by the coding sequence ATGCTAATAAATAAATTGGATCTGCCTTTTGGGCAGCCTCTTGCTGATACGTACATAGAACGTAAAAATCCCGCTTTGGAACAGCTTTTTGGGTATCATCCCAGCGTAGCGGAGCATTGGCAGCAACGGCTTATATATTTAAAGGACTCTGCTGTCAACAGAGCGGACAGCCGGAAGGGGGCGGAGGCGCTTCGCTCGTTCCAAGAGCGCTTCGGCCTATCCGCTGCTGCTGAGCGTAATTTGCAGTTGCTTGCGGATGGCGCACCGGTCATAGTGGGCGGGCAGCAGGCCGTTCTCTGGACAGGACCGCTGATGATCCTGTACAAAGCGGTAACGATTATTCAGGCTGCTGCAACGGCTTCCCGTGAGCTGGGGGTGCCGGTTGTTCCCGTGTTCTGGATTGCCGGCGAGGATCATGACTGGGCTGAGGCGAGCGTCACTTCATTACCGTCTGTCGGTCCAAGACCGGAGCTGGCGCGTCTGAGCGTTGGCCGGCCAGTTGGGCCGGCGACATCAGTCAGCCGTACTGTACTGGGGCCGGAAGCAGTTGAGAATGCCATCGCGGAGCTCGAAGCGGCACTGGCTGACAGTCCACATAAATATGAGCTGCTGAAGGATATTCGCGAGGCTGCTACCGACTGTAATACGCTGACGGAGCTGTTCGCTGCTTTGTTATCCCATCTGTTCGCCGATAGCGGTCTGCTGCTGGCGGAAGCGGATAATCCACATCTCCGCGTTGTGGAGGGGCCAATGTTCAAGCGGATCATCGAGTCCTCAGAGGAGCTGTCTCAAGCTTACGCCCGGTCTACCCGCCGGGTGGAGGAGCTCGGTTATAAGCCGCAAGTGGAAGTTGATGAGGACGGAGCGAATCTGTTCCTGTTCGCCGAGGGACCGAGAGCTGGGGAGCGGCTCCTGCTGCAGCGCAGCGGAGAGCGGTTCCGCGATCGCAGAGGACTCGTATCGCTTAGTAAGCAACAATTGCTTGAGTTGGCAGACTTCAGCCCTGAACGGCTTAGCAATAATGTGCTGACCCGGCCGCTCATGCAGGATTATCTTTTCCCGGTGTTGTCTACGGTGCTGGGACCTGGAGAGATCGCATACTGGGCGCAGACTGAAGCGGCGTTCCGGACGCTCGGTATGCAAATGCCGATCATCACGCCCCGTCTTAGTTTCACGCTGCTGGAGCCTCATGCCGATAAAGCTCTGAAGGAGTTCTCGTTGTCGCTCCAGCAGGTGTTGCAAGGCTTGGACGGATACAGACAGCAGTTTCTGGATCGCCAAGGAGCGACTGTTATCTGCGGAGTATTCGAGAATGCACTTACTGCTATGAGGGAGGCCTATCGGCCGGCATTGTTGTTGGCCACAGACCAGGAACGGGGTCTTGAGGAGCTTGGTCGGACTAATTGGGAGCGCATTGCCCGCGAAGCGGAATACCTTAAGGTCAAGGCGCTCCAAGCGCTGGAGACGCGGGAGCGGACGGTACTGGATCGGATTGCTGCGCTGGAGCTGTCGGTTACCCCGGAGGACAGACCGCAGGAGCGGATGCTATCGTCGGTTTACTTTTTGAACCGGTATGGAAAAGGCTGGTTGAATCGGCTGCTGCTGGAGCAGTATGAACCTTGCGGCGGGCATAAGCTTGTCAGGCTGTAA
- a CDS encoding adenosylhomocysteinase: MSVNSKQTSIVADMSLAPEGRLKIEWVQAHMPVLNQIREQFEKEQPFKGLKVSICLHLEAKTAYLAKVVQAGGAEVTITGSNPLSTQDDVCAALVEDGITVFAKYNPDPKEFKELMVRALECKPDLIIDDGGDFATILHSERPDLMENLRGGAEETTTGIIKLKALHKEGTLKFPMVAVNDAYCKHLFDNRYGTGQSAWDGLIRTTNLVVSGKTVVVVGYGWCGKGVAMRAKGLGANVIVTEVDAIKAVEAYMDGFQVMPMLEAAKLGDMFITVTGNKYVINGEHYPVMKNGAILANAGHFDVEFSKPDLAELTKEIRTVRKNIEEYKLHDGRSIYVLAEGRLVNLAAGDGHPAEIMDMTFALQAVGLKYVNDNYKELGAGVISVPYELDEYVARTKLEALGIGIDSLTKEQVLYLDSWSS; encoded by the coding sequence ATGAGCGTAAATTCAAAGCAAACAAGCATCGTAGCAGATATGAGCCTGGCACCGGAAGGCCGTCTTAAAATTGAATGGGTACAGGCGCATATGCCAGTATTGAACCAGATCCGTGAGCAATTCGAAAAGGAGCAGCCTTTCAAGGGACTGAAGGTTTCTATCTGCCTTCATCTCGAAGCGAAGACGGCTTATCTGGCCAAGGTCGTGCAAGCCGGCGGTGCGGAAGTGACGATTACCGGCAGCAACCCGCTGTCCACACAGGATGATGTTTGCGCTGCGCTTGTTGAGGACGGGATTACCGTGTTTGCTAAGTACAATCCTGATCCGAAGGAATTCAAAGAGCTGATGGTGCGCGCCCTGGAGTGCAAACCTGATCTGATCATCGATGACGGCGGGGATTTTGCGACGATTCTTCACTCCGAACGCCCTGACTTGATGGAAAATCTACGCGGCGGCGCCGAGGAAACAACCACAGGCATTATCAAGCTGAAGGCGCTGCATAAGGAAGGTACGCTGAAGTTCCCAATGGTTGCAGTTAACGATGCTTACTGCAAGCATTTGTTCGACAACCGTTATGGTACCGGACAATCGGCATGGGACGGTCTGATTCGCACAACGAATCTCGTCGTATCCGGCAAAACCGTCGTTGTTGTCGGCTACGGCTGGTGCGGCAAAGGGGTTGCGATGCGAGCAAAAGGTCTCGGCGCTAATGTCATTGTTACTGAAGTGGATGCGATCAAGGCTGTAGAGGCTTATATGGATGGTTTCCAGGTGATGCCGATGCTTGAGGCAGCGAAGCTTGGCGATATGTTCATCACGGTGACAGGCAACAAGTATGTCATCAACGGCGAGCATTACCCTGTTATGAAAAATGGAGCGATCCTGGCAAATGCCGGCCACTTCGACGTTGAGTTCAGTAAACCAGATCTTGCTGAGCTGACAAAAGAGATCCGCACGGTGCGCAAAAATATCGAGGAATACAAGCTGCATGACGGACGCAGCATCTACGTGCTTGCAGAGGGCCGACTCGTCAATCTCGCAGCAGGTGACGGACATCCGGCAGAGATCATGGACATGACATTTGCCCTGCAGGCCGTAGGCCTCAAGTACGTTAACGATAACTATAAAGAGCTTGGAGCGGGCGTCATCAGTGTGCCTTACGAGCTTGACGAATACGTGGCGCGTACTAAGCTGGAGGCGCTCGGCATCGGCATCGACTCACTGACTAAGGAGCAAGTCCTTTACTTGGATAGCTGGTCTTCGTAA